The Trichoderma atroviride chromosome 5, complete sequence genome contains a region encoding:
- a CDS encoding uncharacterized protein (EggNog:ENOG41) gives MQVNVKRSSSVLSRSRSRGRGRGRSESANPVGKSRSRQDNEDLLVVMEWRGRKGCLPSAVPQMLEALDADGKFPHRGDEDIVGPMHRVPYMKRARSEEKTPRFWKNLAEKLRL, from the coding sequence ATGCAGGTCAATGTCAAACGCTCTTCCTCGGTGCTGtctcgcagccgcagccgagGCCGGGGACGCGGCCGCTCTGAGAGCGCCAACCCGGTGGGCAAAAGCCGGAGCCGCCAGGACAACGAAGACCTCCTCGTGGTCATGGAATGGCGGGGCAGAAAGGGCTGCTTGCCTAGCGCTGTGCCTCAGATGCTGGAGGCCTTGGACGCTGATGGCAAGTTTCCTCACCGCGGCGACGAGGACATTGTCGGGCCCATGCATCGTGTTCCCTACATGAAGCGGGCCCGAAGCGAGGAGAAGACGCCACGATTCTGGAAGAACCTGGCAGAGAAGCTTCGActctga
- a CDS encoding uncharacterized protein (EggNog:ENOG41) — translation MSPQLKELLLPQFVQDRKSSAMDEALEGCDLSYVYYTTDSSSSDIASPLTPTFSNRGGVPLRYSSSTSSLELPALPQEGPASPIAQHAAASKSSIRQLPDVQEEPLEREQEYDEEEYDDDDDNLSDTFGMYCLCDQACEHQDASRELLRNEITGEYDIDYDMGFLSDSDFSGDAQFSRKKRHISGEALAALSSRIGSRFPSIARWTSQRKANSITGLMASPTTERSLENVLSGAESSRSSSMSSPARQFPVLLDDSSPMPPPAMPFYESTDSLDMHAGEFSREERSGIERDRAMATTPPAASAHDRPARKASAAIVSSGVAQRGSVLGRHGGPLASHHPDPETIHRLQAVHDIVAPGVYSDGAAAAAAAVHPAGPGRVVRPPGPRQLHHQPRALRHQRDQCRHRQQVLRRLGCRACGLHQAPRSHRRALRPDEQDLRLD, via the exons ACCGCAAGAGCAGTGCCATGGACGAGGCCCTGGAAGGCTGCGACCTCTCATACGTCTACTACACCACCGACTCGTCCTCGTCGGACATTGCTTCGCCCCTGACGCCCACCTTTTCCAACCGAGGAGGAGTCCCCCTCCGCTACTCGAGCTCGACGTCGTCTCTCGAGCTGCCAGCACTGCCGCAGGAAGGCCCTGCTTCGCCCATTGCCCAGCATGCCGCCGCTTCCAAGTCGAGCATCCGCCAGCTGCCTGATGTGCAGGAGGAGCCGCTGGAACGAGAGCAGGAATACGATGAGGAGGAatacgacgatgacgacgacaactTGAGCGACACGTTTGGCATGTACTGTCTAT GCGACCAAGCATGCGAGCACCAAGATGCCTCCCGAGAGCTTCTGCGAAACGAAATCACGGGCGAGTATGACATTGACTACGACATGGGCTTCCTCAGCGACAGCGACTTCTCCGGCGACGCGCAATTCTCCAGGAAGAAGCGTCACATCAGCGGCGAGGCCCTGGCCGCCCTCTCCTCGCGGATTGGCAGCCGCTTCCCCAGCATCGCCCGATGGACGTCCCAGCGCAAGGCAAACAGCATCACGGGCCTCATGGCCTCGCCCACCACCGAGCGCAGCCTCGAAAACGTGCTCTCTGGCGCCGAGAGCAGCCGCTCGTCGTCCATGTCGTCGCCCGCCCGCCAATTCCCCGTCCTGCTGGACGACTCCTCGCCCATGCCCCCGCCGGCCATGCCCTTCTACGAGAGCACCGACAGCCTGGATATGCACGCGGGCGAATTCAGCCGCGAGGAGCGGTCAGGCATTGAGCGTGACAGGGCCATGGCCACGACCCCCCCTGCTGCCTCCGCTCATGACCGACCCGCTCGGAAAGCCTCCGCTGCCATTGTCTCCTCTGGAGTCGCCCAGCGTGGCTCCGTCCTCGGCCGTCACGGAGGTCCACTCGCCTCGCATCATCCCGACCCCGAGACAATCCATCGGCTCCAAGCCGTCCATGACATCGTTGCGCCAGGCGTCTATTCTGACggagctgccgctgccgctgccgccgtccaTCCTGCTGGACCAGGACGAGTGGTCCGACCGCCTGGGCCACGCCAACTTCACCATCAACCCCGCGCCCTACGGCATCAGCGAGATCAATGCCGTCACCGTCAACAAGTTCTGCGACGACTGGGATGCCGCGCGTGTGGCCTACACCAAGCACCTCGTTCGCACCGGCGAGCACTACGGCCAGACGAGCAAGATCTACGCCTTGACTGA